One segment of Pontibacter akesuensis DNA contains the following:
- a CDS encoding penicillin-binding protein 1A, which translates to MSTSQKTLPKKKSVYPKIISALWLLFVGGFLVFILYLYAVSINFLNLFGELPSTRSLENPKSELASVLYSADNEILGKYFRENRTPADYEELPQVLIDALIATEDIRFEEHSGVDPQAMARVATAILTGQSKGGGSTLTQQVAKNLFRTRGEDLNNGILNDVPGLRTLIHKTKEWIMAVKLEQSYTKKEILVMYLNIFEFGSNAFGIKSASKTFFNKNVGDLEVQEAAVLVGLFKNPTYYSPRFNPENSKGRRNVVLAQMVKYGFLPQEEYDKLKEEDIVLDYKVENQNVGMAPYFRTEASKSLRQWCRENGYDLYADGLKIYTTIDSRMQRHAEQAVAEHMKDRQKAFFEHWAGRNPWVDRNNKEIKDYAENAIKRTERYRRLKEQFPDNEDSINFYLNKKIPMTVFTWNGDEERMMSPMDSLKYYKKFLQTGFMAMEPQTGHIKAWVGGINYQHFKYDHVKQGARQPGSTFKPFLYTAAIESGYYPCYEVLDTRTCIPLSDGTQWCPDNADNKYSGEKYTLRRALAESVNSISAFLVNKVGPEALAQTAKRLGISTPLDATPSLALGSSDVSLYDMVGAYGTFVNGGTWVEPNYITRIEDKHGNVIAEFVPKKVEALSEETAYMMVHMLKAAAEPGGTAYYGLRFRNGLKNEMGAKTGTTQNYSDAWFMGVTPDLVCGTWVGGDDRSIHFRTLALGQGGKLAMPIYGAFMQKVYQDKSLDVSKEPFPKPSTPLSVELDCARYNQGVQIDSTQQDEFLNLPTEIDLDTEI; encoded by the coding sequence ATGTCTACGAGCCAAAAGACACTGCCAAAGAAAAAATCGGTCTACCCTAAGATAATATCAGCCCTGTGGCTGCTGTTTGTAGGCGGTTTTCTGGTGTTTATACTTTACCTCTACGCTGTTAGCATCAACTTCCTGAACCTGTTCGGGGAGCTGCCTAGCACGCGTTCGCTCGAAAACCCCAAAAGTGAGCTTGCCTCGGTACTTTACTCTGCCGACAATGAGATACTCGGCAAGTACTTCCGCGAGAACCGCACGCCCGCCGATTACGAGGAGTTGCCACAGGTGCTCATAGATGCCCTTATCGCAACCGAGGATATCCGTTTTGAGGAGCACTCCGGGGTGGATCCCCAGGCTATGGCGCGCGTGGCAACGGCTATACTTACCGGACAATCAAAAGGCGGGGGCAGTACGCTGACGCAACAGGTAGCCAAAAATCTTTTCAGAACGCGTGGTGAGGATTTGAATAATGGCATCCTGAATGATGTACCCGGCTTGCGCACACTTATCCACAAAACAAAAGAGTGGATAATGGCGGTGAAACTGGAGCAGTCTTATACTAAGAAGGAAATCCTGGTGATGTACCTGAACATCTTTGAGTTCGGTAGCAACGCCTTTGGTATCAAGTCTGCCTCCAAGACCTTCTTCAACAAAAACGTAGGCGACCTGGAAGTGCAGGAGGCAGCCGTGCTGGTTGGCCTGTTCAAGAACCCAACCTACTACAGTCCGCGCTTCAATCCCGAGAACTCCAAGGGGCGCCGCAATGTGGTGCTGGCGCAGATGGTGAAGTATGGCTTCCTACCGCAGGAGGAGTATGACAAGCTGAAGGAGGAGGATATTGTACTGGATTACAAAGTCGAGAACCAGAATGTGGGCATGGCACCTTATTTCCGTACAGAGGCCAGCAAATCCCTGCGCCAGTGGTGCCGCGAAAACGGTTACGACTTATACGCTGACGGTTTAAAGATTTATACTACGATTGACTCCCGTATGCAGCGCCACGCCGAGCAGGCCGTAGCCGAGCACATGAAAGACCGCCAAAAAGCTTTCTTCGAGCACTGGGCGGGCCGCAACCCCTGGGTGGATCGCAACAACAAAGAAATAAAAGACTACGCTGAGAATGCCATCAAGCGCACAGAGCGCTACCGTCGCCTGAAAGAGCAGTTCCCCGACAACGAAGACTCCATCAACTTTTATCTTAATAAGAAGATCCCGATGACGGTGTTCACCTGGAACGGTGATGAAGAGCGGATGATGAGCCCGATGGACTCGCTGAAGTACTACAAGAAGTTTCTGCAGACAGGTTTTATGGCCATGGAACCACAGACAGGCCACATCAAGGCATGGGTGGGCGGCATCAACTATCAGCACTTCAAGTATGACCACGTAAAGCAGGGAGCACGCCAGCCTGGTTCCACGTTTAAGCCTTTCCTGTACACGGCTGCCATCGAGAGTGGCTACTATCCGTGCTACGAGGTGCTGGATACCAGAACGTGTATTCCGCTTTCTGACGGAACGCAGTGGTGCCCGGATAATGCAGACAACAAGTATAGCGGAGAGAAGTATACCTTGCGCCGCGCACTTGCCGAGTCTGTCAACTCTATTTCTGCTTTCCTGGTGAATAAAGTTGGTCCGGAAGCACTGGCACAGACGGCAAAGCGTCTTGGCATTTCTACGCCACTGGATGCTACGCCTTCGCTGGCACTAGGCAGTTCTGATGTATCGCTTTACGACATGGTGGGAGCTTACGGTACTTTTGTAAACGGTGGAACCTGGGTGGAGCCGAACTACATTACCCGCATTGAGGACAAGCATGGCAACGTGATTGCTGAATTTGTGCCGAAGAAAGTGGAAGCCTTGAGCGAGGAGACAGCTTACATGATGGTGCACATGCTCAAAGCCGCTGCCGAGCCGGGCGGAACCGCTTACTATGGCCTTCGCTTCCGCAATGGCTTAAAGAACGAGATGGGTGCCAAAACGGGTACTACACAGAACTACTCCGATGCCTGGTTTATGGGCGTAACGCCGGACCTTGTCTGCGGCACCTGGGTTGGCGGAGACGACCGTTCCATTCACTTCCGCACACTTGCCTTAGGGCAGGGCGGTAAGCTGGCCATGCCTATCTATGGCGCTTTTATGCAAAAAGTGTATCAGGATAAGTCGTTGGATGTGTCTAAGGAGCCTTTCCCTAAACCTTCTACGCCTTTATCGGTAGAATTAGATTGTGCCAGGTACAACCAGGGCGTGCAAATAGACTCTACTCAGCAGGATGAGTTTCTGAACCTGCCGACAGAGATTGACCTGGACACCGAAATCTAA
- the uvrC gene encoding excinuclease ABC subunit UvrC: MPANEKLKEKISHLPHKPGIYKFFDEKGIIYVGKAIDIRKRVSSYFNRSAQHNRKTLKLVSQIKDIEFTIVDTEADAFLLENNLIKQYQPKYNILLKDGKTYPYICIINERFPRVITTRNKINDGSRYFGPYPTGTAMYVVLDLIRTLYPLRTCTYNLSPENVAAGKFKVCLEYHIGNCKGPCEALVDETEYNANIAQIKNILSGNLSVAKSYFKEHMAAAAADFQYELAHKYKQKLDMLEDFQVKSTVVSNTITNVDVFTITSNEECAFINYLKVMNGSIILTQSLEIQKKLDEDDAEILASVIVQLRQEFESTSREVITNIELSLPLDSITITYPQIGDKKKLLSLSLKNALYLRKEREGRKEKNKDLSEQRELRVLETMKKDLRLTELPRQIECFDNSNFQGDNPVASMVCFKNGKPSKKDYRHYNIKTVIGPNDFESMYEIVTRRYRRLLNENQPLPQLIIIDGGKGQLSMAVKALKDLDIYGKIAVVGIAKRLEEIFYPGDSMPLYIDKKSESLKLIQRLRNEAHRFAITFHRSKRDAGTLKTGLTDIKGIGPSTADALLQKYRSVKKVRELSMAELADEVGPAKAAIVYAYLHPVSEEENPMN; encoded by the coding sequence ATGCCAGCAAACGAGAAGCTGAAGGAGAAAATATCGCACCTGCCGCATAAGCCAGGTATTTACAAATTCTTCGATGAGAAGGGCATTATCTATGTGGGTAAAGCGATTGATATCAGGAAGCGCGTGAGTTCCTACTTCAATCGCTCTGCCCAGCATAACCGCAAAACCCTGAAGCTCGTGTCCCAGATTAAGGATATCGAGTTCACGATTGTGGATACTGAGGCAGATGCCTTTCTGCTTGAAAACAACCTCATCAAGCAGTACCAGCCCAAGTATAACATCCTGCTGAAGGACGGTAAAACCTATCCGTACATCTGCATCATTAACGAGCGTTTCCCTCGCGTTATCACCACCCGAAATAAAATAAACGACGGCTCCCGCTACTTCGGCCCCTACCCAACCGGTACGGCCATGTACGTGGTGCTGGATCTTATCCGGACGCTCTATCCGCTGCGCACCTGCACCTACAATCTTTCTCCGGAGAATGTGGCGGCTGGCAAGTTTAAGGTTTGCCTGGAGTACCACATCGGCAACTGCAAAGGCCCTTGCGAAGCGCTGGTAGATGAGACTGAGTACAATGCGAACATCGCTCAGATAAAGAACATACTTTCCGGTAACCTCTCTGTAGCCAAAAGTTACTTTAAGGAGCACATGGCCGCCGCTGCCGCCGATTTCCAGTACGAGCTGGCGCACAAGTATAAACAGAAGCTCGACATGCTGGAGGATTTCCAGGTGAAGTCGACGGTGGTGAGCAATACCATCACCAATGTGGACGTGTTCACCATCACCAGCAACGAGGAGTGCGCCTTTATCAACTACCTGAAGGTGATGAATGGCTCCATTATACTCACCCAATCGCTGGAGATACAGAAGAAGCTGGATGAGGATGATGCCGAGATACTTGCCTCTGTAATTGTGCAGCTGCGCCAGGAATTTGAAAGTACTTCGCGGGAGGTGATCACCAACATAGAGCTAAGCCTGCCGCTTGATTCGATCACCATCACGTATCCACAGATCGGGGATAAGAAAAAGCTGTTAAGCCTTTCACTGAAGAACGCGCTATACTTGCGCAAAGAGCGGGAAGGGCGAAAAGAAAAGAACAAGGACTTAAGCGAGCAACGGGAGCTGCGGGTGCTGGAGACGATGAAGAAAGACCTGCGCCTGACCGAGCTTCCCCGCCAGATCGAGTGTTTTGACAACTCCAACTTTCAGGGCGATAACCCGGTGGCTTCTATGGTTTGCTTCAAAAACGGCAAGCCCAGCAAGAAAGATTACCGCCACTACAACATCAAAACGGTTATCGGCCCGAACGACTTTGAATCGATGTATGAGATCGTGACGCGCCGCTACCGCCGCCTGCTGAACGAGAACCAACCCCTGCCGCAGTTGATCATTATCGACGGGGGCAAAGGACAGTTAAGTATGGCTGTGAAAGCGCTGAAGGATTTGGATATCTATGGCAAAATAGCGGTGGTTGGTATCGCCAAGCGATTGGAGGAAATATTTTACCCTGGCGACTCCATGCCGCTCTACATCGATAAGAAATCAGAATCCCTGAAGCTGATACAGCGGCTTCGAAACGAGGCGCACCGCTTTGCCATTACCTTTCACCGCAGCAAGCGAGACGCCGGTACATTGAAGACGGGGCTGACGGACATCAAAGGCATTGGCCCTTCCACGGCTGATGCACTGCTGCAGAAGTACAGGTCCGTTAAAAAGGTTCGGGAGTTAAGTATGGCAGAGCTCGCCGATGAAGTAGGACCGGCGAAGGCTGCTATCGTGTACGCCTACCTGCATCCTGTGAGCGAAGAGGAAAACCCAATGAACTAG
- the porN gene encoding type IX secretion system ring subunit PorN/GldN yields the protein MKLVKAIGIAAGLMFSVGAMAQQVANTAASNPSARPIPESDVLFKKTVWRKIDLREKQNRPMFSENREITKIIINAVKSGELTAYKSDSLNTPITREEFVANMTPKESGGGLSEEEIAAGFGQQEEEAEDAWGDALGADAVATQTGPVSNEFFPKQLYLLELKENVIFDKKRSRMYHDIQSISIKVPSTLNPLGFEQNVASFKMSDLVRIFRNNPEMAIWYNAQNDAQHKNLADAFDLWLFSSYITKISNPGDRALADIYGGGKKGLLAAQDAAEALIEYEYSLWSY from the coding sequence ATGAAACTAGTTAAAGCAATAGGTATAGCAGCCGGATTGATGTTCTCTGTTGGTGCCATGGCGCAGCAGGTAGCAAATACGGCAGCAAGCAACCCTTCGGCACGGCCTATTCCAGAGTCTGATGTCCTGTTCAAGAAAACAGTATGGCGTAAAATTGACCTGCGCGAAAAGCAGAACAGGCCAATGTTCTCCGAAAACAGGGAAATCACTAAGATCATCATCAACGCAGTGAAAAGCGGTGAGTTGACAGCTTACAAAAGTGACTCTCTGAACACGCCGATCACACGTGAGGAATTCGTGGCGAACATGACGCCGAAAGAATCAGGTGGTGGCCTAAGTGAAGAGGAAATCGCAGCAGGCTTTGGACAGCAGGAAGAAGAAGCGGAGGATGCCTGGGGTGATGCCTTGGGTGCAGATGCCGTTGCAACACAAACTGGTCCTGTGAGCAATGAGTTTTTCCCAAAGCAGCTGTACCTGCTGGAGCTTAAGGAGAACGTAATATTCGATAAGAAGCGCTCCCGCATGTACCATGATATTCAGTCGATCAGCATAAAGGTGCCTTCTACGCTTAACCCACTAGGCTTTGAGCAGAACGTGGCAAGCTTTAAAATGAGCGACCTGGTTCGTATTTTCCGTAACAATCCGGAAATGGCGATCTGGTACAACGCACAGAACGATGCCCAGCACAAGAACCTGGCTGATGCGTTTGATCTGTGGCTGTTCAGCTCTTACATCACAAAGATCTCAAACCCAGGCGACAGAGCACTGGCTGATATCTACGGTGGTGGTAAAAAAGGACTATTAGCTGCACAGGATGCCGCTGAAGCCCTGATAGAATACGAATACAGCCTGTGGAGCTACTAA
- the porM gene encoding type IX secretion system motor protein PorM/GldM: MAGGKETPRQKMIGMMYLVLTALLALQVSSAILLKFQFLDESLKTVNDKTIQDNAGVVNNIQAAVAENKTPSANDKRVLQNAQQVRQQTSDMVAYIRGLREMLIKETGGTNPEDPAQYANPSSEDVVAINMIGAANKNNGAAYELEDKLNNYAKFMKTYNPDMPAELALAGSEDPVAKNDKAQRNKDFAQLNFEATPLVAALAVLSQKEAEVLKYEADALQKLAQQVGADIIKFEKIFAMARAESKTVAAGTKYSADMFIAASSDNITPRMTYQGKPVKVENGMGKVEFVAAASNYDADGNSKQTWKGQVTINQNGRDTTFTVTEDYVVAKPVIQVQSASVQALYFGAANELNIQVPALGAVYDPSFSASGGAAIKGAKKGEVTIIPNATSVTINVSSGGNAIGKETFKVRPLPKPEIVPLVNGKPIDSRRGVPAQSFRAVEIQAVADEGFKQLLPNEARYRVTKWRAYLVRNNQPVDQGEFSGPTANLTSFAAKANKGDRVVIEVVDVKRLNYKGQAVDVNIGTPSFIVPLN; this comes from the coding sequence ATGGCTGGAGGAAAAGAGACACCTAGGCAAAAGATGATCGGCATGATGTACCTGGTACTGACTGCCCTTCTTGCCTTGCAAGTGAGCTCGGCGATTCTGTTGAAGTTTCAGTTTCTGGACGAAAGTTTAAAGACTGTAAACGATAAGACAATACAGGATAACGCCGGTGTAGTAAATAACATTCAAGCTGCCGTTGCAGAGAACAAAACCCCTTCTGCAAACGACAAGCGCGTGCTGCAAAATGCACAGCAGGTACGTCAGCAAACTTCTGACATGGTAGCGTACATCAGAGGCCTGCGTGAGATGCTGATCAAGGAGACTGGCGGTACAAACCCAGAGGATCCGGCCCAGTATGCCAACCCAAGCTCAGAAGACGTGGTAGCCATCAACATGATTGGTGCAGCCAACAAGAACAACGGAGCAGCTTATGAGCTGGAGGACAAGCTGAACAACTATGCTAAGTTTATGAAAACTTACAACCCGGATATGCCAGCTGAACTAGCTTTGGCGGGTAGCGAAGATCCGGTTGCTAAGAATGACAAGGCGCAGCGGAACAAAGACTTTGCACAGCTTAATTTTGAGGCAACTCCATTAGTAGCAGCTTTGGCAGTTCTTTCGCAGAAGGAAGCAGAAGTACTGAAGTACGAGGCGGATGCACTGCAGAAACTGGCACAGCAAGTAGGAGCGGACATCATCAAGTTCGAGAAGATCTTCGCCATGGCACGTGCTGAATCCAAAACAGTGGCTGCAGGTACAAAGTACTCAGCAGACATGTTCATTGCCGCTTCTTCCGACAACATCACGCCAAGAATGACTTACCAGGGCAAGCCTGTGAAAGTAGAGAATGGCATGGGTAAAGTGGAGTTTGTGGCTGCGGCCTCGAACTACGATGCGGACGGTAACTCGAAGCAAACGTGGAAAGGCCAGGTAACAATCAACCAGAATGGCAGAGACACCACATTTACAGTAACGGAAGACTACGTGGTAGCCAAGCCCGTGATACAGGTGCAGTCTGCTTCGGTTCAGGCCCTTTATTTCGGTGCTGCAAACGAACTGAACATTCAGGTACCGGCTTTGGGTGCTGTGTATGATCCAAGCTTCAGCGCAAGCGGTGGTGCTGCCATCAAAGGTGCTAAGAAAGGTGAAGTAACCATTATCCCTAACGCAACATCTGTAACGATAAATGTGAGCAGCGGTGGTAATGCCATTGGTAAGGAAACATTCAAGGTGCGTCCATTGCCGAAGCCGGAAATTGTGCCTTTAGTGAACGGAAAGCCAATCGATTCACGTCGTGGTGTTCCTGCACAATCTTTCAGAGCAGTAGAAATACAGGCTGTGGCAGACGAAGGCTTCAAACAATTATTACCGAACGAGGCACGTTATAGAGTAACAAAGTGGAGAGCTTACCTGGTGCGTAACAACCAGCCGGTTGATCAGGGAGAGTTTTCAGGACCTACAGCTAACCTGACAAGCTTTGCTGCTAAGGCAAACAAAGGGGATAGGGTAGTAATAGAGGTAGTTGACGTGAAGCGCCTGAACTACAAAGGACAGGCAGTGGATGTGAACATAGGTACCCCTAGCTTTATCGTTCCTTTAAATTAA